The Corynebacterium halotolerans YIM 70093 = DSM 44683 region TACACCGCCGCCCTCTACGCCGCCCGCGCCGAGCTCAAGCCCATCGTCTTCGAGGGCTACGAGTACGGCGGCGCCCTGATGAACACCACGGAGATCGAGAACTACCCCGGTTTCCGCAAGGGCATCATGGGTCCGGAGCTGATGGAGGACATGCGCTCCCAGGCCGAGCGTTTCGGCGCCGATCTGCGCATGGAACTCGTGGACCGCGTTGAGCTGAACGGCCACGTCAAGAAGATCTGGGTCGGCGACGAGCTGCACCAGGCCCGCACCGTCATCCTGGCCACCGGCGCGCAGGCCCGCCTGCTGGGCGTGGAGGGCGAGGAGAAGCTGATGGGCCGCGGTGTGTCCACCTGCGCCACCTGCGACGGCTTCTTCTTCAAGGGCCGCGAGATCGCCGTCGTCGGTGGCGGCGACTCCGCCATGGAGGAGGCCATCTTCCTGACCAAGTTCGCCGACAAGGTCACCATCGTCCACCGCCGTGAGGCCTTCCGCGCCTCCGCCATCATGCTCGAGCGCGCCCGCGCGAACGACAAGATCGAGTTCACCACCAACAAGGTCGTCGACCACGTCATCGAGTCCGACGGCAAGGTCGGCGGCATCAAGCTGCGCGACACCATCACCGGCGAGCTCTCCGACCTGGACGTCGCCGCCATGTTCGTCGCCATCGGCCACGATCCGCGCTCCGAGTTCCTCGACGGCCAGATCGACCTCAAGGAGGGCGGCTACGTCGACGTCGAGGAACCCTCCACCCGCACCAACATCGCCGGCGTCTTCGCCTGCGGTGACCTCGTGGACGACCACTACCAGCAGGCCATCACCGCCGCCGGCTCCGGCTGCCGCGCCGCCATCGACGCCGAGCACTACCTCGCCGCCGTCAGCGCGGCGTAGGTCGGCAGACCACACGCCCTCCGAACCAGCCCGCACGTAAAGGAGCACACCCCATGACCAACGTCATCGACGTCACCCAGGACACCTTCAAGTCCACCGTCATCGAGTCCGACAAACCCGTCATCGTCGACTTCTGGGCCGAATGGTGCGGCCCCTGCAAGAAGCTCAGCCCCATGATCGAGGAGATCGCCGAGGAGATGGGTGACCAGGTCACCGTCGCCAAAGTCGACGTCGACTCCGAGCGCACCCTGGGGGCCATGTTCCAGATCATGTCCATCCCGTCCGTGCTGATCTTCAAGGACGGCGAGAAGGTCGACGAGTTCGTCGGCGTCCGCCCCAAGTCCGAGATCGTGGCGAAGCTGAATGCCCAGCTGTAGCTGGTAATCTGATTCCGAACCTGGGCCCGGCCGACCGAACCCGCCGGCCAGGCCCATAATTTTCCGCAGTTCAAGTGAGGGAAGGAGCGCAGTGACGCAGGTAGTCCGTGTCGGTGACCGCAGCCCACGGGTGGCCGAGACGCGCTCAACCCTGGCGCGCCTGGGCCTCCTGTCGGGATACGAGGGAGAGGTCGTGGACTGGAAGTCCCAGAAGTACAGCGAGGAAGACAAGTTCTTCGACGAGGACCTGGCTGAGTACCTCAAGGCCTTCCAGCAGTCCCGCGGCATCATCCCCACCGGTGAGATCGACGAACTGACCCTCCGCGAATTACGCCACGCCTCCTACACCCTCGGCGCCCGCGTCCTGTCCTACCAGCCGAACAACGTGCTGGTCGGCGACGACGTCGCCCAGCTGCAGGATCAGCTCCAGGAGCTCGGCTTCTACGCGCACCGCCGTGACGGGCACTTCGGTGAGTACACCCACCAGGCCCTGGCGTCCTTCCAGCTCAACTCGGGCATCCAGAACGACGGCATCTGCGGACCCGAGACCCTGCGGGCCCTGACCCTGCTCGGACGCCGCATCACCGGCGGCTCGCCGCAGGCGATCCGCGAGCTCGAGTACGTCCGGGCCGCGGGCCCCCGGCTGGCGGGCAAGCGGGTGGTCATCGATCCCGCCCTGGGCGGGGCGAACAAGGGGCAGGTGGTCACGGGCCGCTACGGCCAGATCACCGAGGAGGAGCTCCTCTGGGATCTCGCCACCCGGGTCGAGGGACGGATGATCGCCGCCGGGATGGAGACCATCATCTCGCGGCCGCGGATGGATGACCCGGAGGCGAAGGACCGCGCCGACATCGCCAATGCCTTCGGCGCCGATCTGATGATCTGCCTGCAGTGCGACTCGTACCAGAACGAGAAGGCCTCAGGGGTGGCCACGTTCTACTTCGGCTCCGAGATCGGCGCCAGCTCGCTGATCGGGGAGACCCTGTCCGGGTTCATCCAGCGCGAGATCGCCGCCCGCACCGACCTGATCAACTGCGGTAACCACGGCCGCACCTGGGAGCTGCTGCGGCTGACCAGGATGCCGACCGTCGAGGTCGTCGCCGGCTACCTCACCAACCCCGGCGACGTGGCCATCCTGACCGACCCGGTCATGCGCGACAACATCGCCGAGGCCATCGTCGTGGCCGTCAAGCGTCTCTACCTGCTCGACCAGGACGACCAGCCGACCGGCACCTACAACTTCTCCGAGCTGCTGCGCGCGGAACTGCAGTAGGGCAGGGAAGTGGGCGAAGGCGCCGTCCCCGGGGTGTGCTGACATCCCGGGGACGGCGTCTTCGCCGTTCCCGGGGCGCCTTCCGGTGTCGGCCCTCCACGCGGCCGCACGGAGCTCCCGCGGGAAACAGCATGGTGCCCAGGACCGACGGCCAGCTGAAAGCGGCATGATGATGATCCGGTGGCAGTCGCGGCCCGGTGATTTCAGGGCAGGATTTTCTCCGACGCACCAGGGTGACGTTTTCCTCCCCCATAGGCACCGTCAGGCCATCTTCGGCAGCACCTTCATCCCGAGTCCCACGGTCGCGCCGTAGCCCAGGAACCAGATCGCCGGCCACATGTATCCCCACGCCGTCTCGATGCGGTGGAGCAGGCCGGTCACCTCCGCGTCCTCCGCCTGCAGCCACCGCATCGTGACATAGAAACCGTTCAACCCGCCGATGGCCAGGATCGCCCCCACTGTCAGGGACACCCAGACAGAGATCCACACCCCCCTGCGCAATGCCATGGCGACCCCGGCTTCCGGTTGTTGTGTCGGCTGGTTCGGTCTCCCCGGAAGCACAGCTTTCGGATGCCCCGGTGCCATCACATCATCCGCGCTGCCGAACACACGTCCTCAACCCATGATTCCTGCCGAGAGCATGCCACTGATCTGCCCGGCCGCCCTCAGCACGCGGAGGTCTCGGCCAGGAGCAGCTCGACGGCCTCCGCGGACAGCAGGTGCTGCTGCGGAGGCAGCTCCAGACGCAGGCGGGGCAGCACGGGGTGATCGGCGACGACCTGGAAGCCGGCCGACTCCAGGGTGGCCACGCTCAACAGACCGATGTCCTCCGCCCGGTCGAGTATCGAACGGATCTCCGGGCCGAGCGCCTCCTCGTCCTCCGCATTCGCCGGGAAGTCCTCCCGCCGGCCGAAGGCCTCCACGGCGGAGGCGTCCTTCTGCACCAGCTCCATGATCGAGGCGTCGACGAGCACCGCCTCCAATCCGAGGCCGGTGAACCCCGGATCGATGAACAGGGAGGTGAGCACCTCGGCGTCGTCGGAAACCGGGGCGGTCGGCATGTTCACGGTTCCGGGGGCGTCGTCCCGCCCGCAGTAGAGGACGGTGGCGACGGCGCGGCGATGCGTGCCGTCGACACGTGTGCTGCCGCCGATGGAGAAACCGCAGCACCCGTAGTTGAGCAGGGTGGTCGTCAGCCACGCCTCCTTCTCGAAGGCCGGGTCCCCCTTATCGGTCACCTTCGCGGCGGTCTCGGGATCGAGTTCCCAGAAGACGGATCGCCTGGCTCGGGGGTGAATGTTCCCCAACGTCTCCTGGGTGATCGGGGAGAGGGAGGCGAACATGTCGGGTCACCGCCTAATCCTGGCCCTCAATGAGCGACATGATGCGCTCGAAGTCGTCGCGGTCGCCGAACTCCACGACCATCTTGCCCTTGCGCTTGCCCATGGACACCGTGACCTTGGTCTCCCACACGTCGGACAGGCGGTCCGCGGCGTGCGTCAGGAACTCCGGCTGCGGGACGGGCTCGCGCTTCGGACGCTCCGGCACCCCTTCGCTGCGGTTGAGCAGGGTGACGGCCTCCTCGGTGGCGCGTACGGACAAGCCCTCGGCGATGATGCGGTCAGCCAGCTCGTCCTGGGCCTGCTCACCGAGTTTGAGGCCCAGCAGGGCGCGGGCGTGGCCGGCGGAGAGCACCCCGGCGGCGACGCGGCGCTGGACCGGCATCGGCAGGGCCAGCAGGCGGATCATGTTGGTGATCACTGGACGGGAGCGACCGAGACGGTCCGCCAGCTCGGCCTGCGTGACGCCGAACTCCTCGAGCAGCTGCTGGTAGGCGGCCGCCTCTTCCAGCGGGTTGAGCTGGACACGGTGGATGTTCTCCAGCAGCGCGTCGCGCAGCATCTCGCCGTCGTCGGTCTCCCGCACGATCGCCGGGATCGTCGGCAACCCGGCCTTGCCGGCCGCGCGCCAGCGCCGCTCGCCCATGATGAGCTCGTAGCCGGGGCCCTTGGGGGCGCGGCGCACGACGATCGGCTGCATGAGGCCGAACTCGCGGATGGAGTGGACCAGCTCGGCCAGCGCCTCCTCGTCGAAGACCTGGCGGGGCTGATGCGGGTTCGGGGAGATCTCCGCGATCGGGATCTCCTGGTAGATGGCACCGAAGTCGTTGCTTTCCGACGTCGCGTCATCCGGT contains the following coding sequences:
- a CDS encoding N-acetylmuramoyl-L-alanine amidase; the protein is MTQVVRVGDRSPRVAETRSTLARLGLLSGYEGEVVDWKSQKYSEEDKFFDEDLAEYLKAFQQSRGIIPTGEIDELTLRELRHASYTLGARVLSYQPNNVLVGDDVAQLQDQLQELGFYAHRRDGHFGEYTHQALASFQLNSGIQNDGICGPETLRALTLLGRRITGGSPQAIRELEYVRAAGPRLAGKRVVIDPALGGANKGQVVTGRYGQITEEELLWDLATRVEGRMIAAGMETIISRPRMDDPEAKDRADIANAFGADLMICLQCDSYQNEKASGVATFYFGSEIGASSLIGETLSGFIQREIAARTDLINCGNHGRTWELLRLTRMPTVEVVAGYLTNPGDVAILTDPVMRDNIAEAIVVAVKRLYLLDQDDQPTGTYNFSELLRAELQ
- a CDS encoding ParB/RepB/Spo0J family partition protein; the encoded protein is MSQETRKGGLGRGLAALIPSGPSNTPRLGDTPGLGALARAKESAAAENAEKEKTTQAQKQAEETPRATQSPQTEAPQRPRDVPRTVDPERYRTSPRLGDSAADVILGGAVGARDRRDETPQGVPEVPEATGAAEATGAAPETPDDATSESNDFGAIYQEIPIAEISPNPHQPRQVFDEEALAELVHSIREFGLMQPIVVRRAPKGPGYELIMGERRWRAAGKAGLPTIPAIVRETDDGEMLRDALLENIHRVQLNPLEEAAAYQQLLEEFGVTQAELADRLGRSRPVITNMIRLLALPMPVQRRVAAGVLSAGHARALLGLKLGEQAQDELADRIIAEGLSVRATEEAVTLLNRSEGVPERPKREPVPQPEFLTHAADRLSDVWETKVTVSMGKRKGKMVVEFGDRDDFERIMSLIEGQD
- the trxB gene encoding thioredoxin-disulfide reductase — translated: MTANDTIHEVAIIGSGPAGYTAALYAARAELKPIVFEGYEYGGALMNTTEIENYPGFRKGIMGPELMEDMRSQAERFGADLRMELVDRVELNGHVKKIWVGDELHQARTVILATGAQARLLGVEGEEKLMGRGVSTCATCDGFFFKGREIAVVGGGDSAMEEAIFLTKFADKVTIVHRREAFRASAIMLERARANDKIEFTTNKVVDHVIESDGKVGGIKLRDTITGELSDLDVAAMFVAIGHDPRSEFLDGQIDLKEGGYVDVEEPSTRTNIAGVFACGDLVDDHYQQAITAAGSGCRAAIDAEHYLAAVSAA
- the trxA gene encoding thioredoxin — protein: MTNVIDVTQDTFKSTVIESDKPVIVDFWAEWCGPCKKLSPMIEEIAEEMGDQVTVAKVDVDSERTLGAMFQIMSIPSVLIFKDGEKVDEFVGVRPKSEIVAKLNAQL